A genomic window from Cytobacillus suaedae includes:
- a CDS encoding DUF1273 domain-containing protein has translation MRIVAVSGDKPHELGIFKNDQPEVEYIKKALRKQLEQLAQNGLEWVIISGQLGTELWAAEITYELQMEYEQLKVGIFTPFLDQEENWKEDKKEYYEYVLSQADYVNSITNKKYENPNQFRLKNHFFVDKSDALLLLYDDENPGNPQYILQEAKKKAEKMPYEIIMINSYDLQMIVEEEMLKRDDFWT, from the coding sequence ATTCGTATTGTCGCAGTATCAGGGGACAAGCCGCATGAGCTTGGGATTTTTAAGAATGATCAACCTGAAGTGGAATATATAAAAAAGGCATTAAGAAAACAACTCGAACAATTAGCACAAAATGGATTAGAGTGGGTAATCATTAGTGGCCAACTTGGTACAGAATTATGGGCTGCAGAAATTACATATGAGCTACAAATGGAGTATGAGCAACTGAAAGTTGGAATTTTTACCCCATTCCTTGACCAGGAGGAAAACTGGAAGGAAGATAAGAAAGAGTATTATGAGTATGTACTGTCTCAAGCCGACTATGTTAACAGCATTACAAATAAAAAATATGAAAATCCAAATCAATTCCGTTTGAAAAATCATTTTTTTGTAGATAAAAGTGATGCTCTTTTGCTTTTATACGATGATGAAAACCCAGGTAATCCTCAATATATCCTGCAAGAGGCTAAGAAAAAAGCTGAAAAAATGCCTTACGAAATCATTATGATAAACTCTTATGACTTACAAATGATTGTAGAAGAAGAAATGCTTAAAAGAGATGACTTTTGGACCTAA
- a CDS encoding ribonuclease H-like domain-containing protein, whose translation MSIKSKLNRLKNHISTNPQPREQNEYNEKVSSSIDIPHLDKWEEYGAKPFYFDNSYCFVREVRYPLETKHGIYQFKELKKVVSKWNKAKVDHPLSSKNHRAEDLFFFDTETTGLGGGVGNTIFLLGHARLTDDEIILTQHFLPSPGGEVALYQSFLSSVDYTTLVTYNGKSFDWPQLKTRHTLIRDSLPKLPEFGHFDLYHASRRLWKNKLDSVRLSVVEKEILNIYREKDVPGYLAPMIYFDYIEHKNPEGIFGVMHHNEVDILSLITLYIHLSNLLLSSDDSSSDQFEIARWFDTLGEKDEAKKGYLHAASLENKDSLKAKFAIALMLKQNKKWNEAIAEFHEVYERADEHLKLKTGIELSKLYEHKEKDYPKALQFACEGLEIRNSLQSKIDIEELEKRILRLEKKEKRRNVQ comes from the coding sequence GTGTCAATTAAAAGTAAGTTAAATCGATTAAAAAATCACATTTCTACTAATCCCCAACCTCGCGAGCAAAATGAATATAATGAGAAAGTGTCATCAAGTATAGATATACCTCATCTCGATAAGTGGGAGGAATATGGAGCAAAGCCATTTTATTTTGATAATTCTTATTGCTTTGTTCGAGAAGTAAGGTACCCACTTGAGACAAAGCATGGAATCTATCAATTTAAAGAATTAAAGAAAGTTGTATCTAAGTGGAATAAGGCAAAAGTGGATCACCCACTATCTAGTAAAAACCATAGAGCGGAAGATTTATTCTTCTTTGATACGGAGACAACGGGTCTAGGTGGTGGAGTAGGAAACACGATCTTTCTACTAGGTCATGCACGTCTAACAGATGATGAGATAATCTTGACTCAACACTTTTTACCAAGCCCAGGTGGAGAAGTGGCACTTTATCAGAGTTTCCTATCATCTGTAGATTACACGACATTAGTCACCTATAACGGCAAATCCTTTGATTGGCCACAACTTAAAACTAGGCATACCTTAATTCGAGATTCACTCCCGAAACTTCCAGAGTTCGGTCATTTTGATTTATATCATGCATCACGTAGATTATGGAAGAATAAACTAGACTCAGTTCGACTGTCAGTTGTTGAAAAGGAAATTCTTAATATCTATAGGGAAAAGGATGTCCCAGGCTACTTAGCTCCGATGATTTATTTCGATTATATTGAGCACAAAAATCCTGAGGGTATATTTGGTGTAATGCATCATAATGAAGTGGATATCTTATCATTAATAACTCTATATATTCACTTATCCAATCTTTTGCTATCATCTGATGACTCTTCATCAGACCAGTTTGAAATCGCTCGTTGGTTTGATACATTAGGAGAAAAAGACGAAGCGAAAAAAGGATACCTACATGCTGCAAGTTTGGAAAACAAAGATTCTTTAAAGGCTAAGTTTGCAATAGCTTTGATGTTAAAGCAAAATAAAAAGTGGAATGAAGCCATTGCAGAATTTCATGAAGTGTATGAAAGAGCAGATGAACACTTAAAGCTTAAAACAGGTATTGAACTATCAAAGCTTTACGAGCATAAAGAAAAGGATTATCCCAAAGCGTTACAGTTTGCATGTGAGGGTTTAGAGATCAGGAATAGCCTCCAAAGTAAGATTGACATAGAAGAACTCGAAAAGCGGATTCTTCGCCTCGAAAAGAAGGAAAAAAGAAGGAATGTTCAGTAA
- a CDS encoding DUF3921 family protein, with amino-acid sequence MNTMDFSKIREALETSYKALLSEAGQEISVMDNISQAQDEYLQALSHATSVEKDYLRYTK; translated from the coding sequence TTGAATACAATGGACTTTTCTAAAATACGTGAAGCATTGGAAACTTCATATAAAGCACTATTGAGTGAGGCAGGTCAAGAGATCAGTGTGATGGATAACATTTCCCAAGCACAAGATGAATATCTTCAAGCTCTTTCACACGCTACCTCAGTTGAAAAAGATTACTTACGTTATACCAAGTAA
- a CDS encoding spore coat protein, with product MMNGRPNMMAPIVYPTKCNVQHYCNKTIVPHIHPSHTQHVNHHMYEHVHYYPHTESVANEVSHQHFNCGPGMPRPFFGR from the coding sequence ATTATGAATGGTAGACCAAACATGATGGCACCGATTGTATATCCGACGAAATGTAATGTTCAACATTATTGCAATAAGACGATTGTTCCACACATTCATCCTTCTCACACACAACATGTGAATCATCACATGTATGAGCACGTACACTATTATCCACACACTGAGTCTGTTGCAAATGAAGTTTCTCATCAACACTTTAATTGTGGTCCTGGAATGCCAAGACCATTCTTTGGTAGATAA
- a CDS encoding SagB/ThcOx family dehydrogenase, which yields MLNNWEKVCKEFIEATSYGYGDLEKGWHLRADISKKPPTYMKYNDALVKISLGKPNFKEVPSLWNVLQNRRSKRNFIEKPITIDQLNLLLWGTQGITADLGDYQVRTSPSAGALYPIETYMMINNVEGLEKGLYHLNVEDWVLEGILLEDLTDFAYEVTEEQEMTKKAAVNFIWTAVIDRTLYKYKERAYRYIFWDVGHVSQNLHIVAAALGLGSCTMGHWYDKELNRFLGIDGEKHLPVLMASVGNVEGKDWLEDRRPPKLK from the coding sequence GTGCTAAATAATTGGGAAAAAGTATGCAAGGAATTCATAGAGGCTACTTCATATGGATATGGTGACTTAGAGAAGGGGTGGCATTTAAGGGCAGATATATCTAAAAAGCCGCCAACTTACATGAAATATAATGACGCACTCGTTAAAATTTCTTTAGGAAAGCCTAACTTTAAAGAGGTACCTTCCTTATGGAATGTATTACAAAACAGGAGATCTAAAAGAAACTTTATTGAGAAGCCAATTACGATAGACCAGTTAAATTTACTATTATGGGGAACCCAAGGCATAACAGCTGACTTAGGTGATTATCAAGTTAGAACTTCTCCATCTGCTGGTGCACTTTATCCTATTGAGACATACATGATGATAAACAATGTAGAAGGACTCGAGAAAGGTCTATACCATCTAAATGTAGAGGATTGGGTATTAGAGGGTATCCTATTGGAGGATCTTACAGACTTTGCCTACGAAGTAACAGAAGAGCAGGAAATGACAAAGAAGGCTGCAGTTAATTTTATATGGACTGCTGTAATTGATCGTACCCTTTATAAGTATAAAGAAAGAGCATATCGCTATATTTTTTGGGATGTTGGTCATGTATCTCAAAACTTACATATTGTAGCTGCAGCGTTGGGGCTAGGTTCTTGTACAATGGGACATTGGTATGATAAAGAGTTAAATAGATTCCTAGGTATTGATGGCGAAAAACACCTCCCTGTTTTAATGGCATCAGTCGGTAATGTAGAAGGTAAGGATTGGTTAGAGGATAGAAGACCCCCGAAACTAAAATAG
- a CDS encoding DUF3231 family protein, with product MKYNLINGFYLKRKENEYLEHEVKFSTSEMANLWSTFFNDSLANNVLQYFLNNVEDVKVEEILNYALGVSQEHLQFLSELFEENNFPIPAAFAPQDVNKNAPRLYTDEFYLYYLKNMGMIGGNGYSLALGNAARLDVRNFFTKAITQSSNIYNMTSEILLEKGLFIRPPQINIPKNVEFVTKQSFLSGWFGDRRPLTSIEVMNLFFNVERNDLGRSLLTGFQQVAQLKEVKDFVARGIKIASKHIEVFGSVLSESELPTPMVWNTLPTDSTEFTFSDKLIMFHTTALTAASTSHYGTSLGSSPRRDLGAHYTRFVLEIMQFAEDGANIMINNGWLEQPPSAVDRQKLKKKNEN from the coding sequence ATGAAGTATAACCTAATAAATGGTTTTTACCTAAAAAGAAAGGAGAATGAGTACTTGGAACATGAAGTTAAGTTTTCCACTTCAGAAATGGCTAATCTGTGGTCTACTTTTTTTAATGATAGCTTAGCTAATAATGTATTACAGTACTTCTTAAACAATGTTGAAGATGTAAAAGTAGAGGAAATTCTAAATTATGCTTTAGGGGTTTCACAAGAACATCTACAATTTCTTTCGGAGCTGTTTGAGGAGAATAATTTCCCTATCCCTGCCGCATTTGCACCCCAAGATGTTAATAAGAATGCCCCTCGTTTATATACAGATGAATTTTACCTATATTATCTTAAAAATATGGGGATGATTGGGGGAAATGGTTATAGTCTAGCCTTAGGTAATGCTGCTCGTTTGGATGTTCGTAATTTCTTTACGAAAGCTATTACCCAATCTAGCAATATCTATAATATGACGTCAGAGATATTATTAGAAAAGGGCTTATTCATTAGACCTCCTCAAATTAATATCCCTAAGAACGTAGAGTTTGTTACGAAACAATCTTTTTTATCAGGTTGGTTTGGTGATAGACGACCACTAACATCTATTGAGGTAATGAATCTTTTCTTCAATGTCGAAAGAAATGATTTAGGTAGATCATTATTAACTGGGTTTCAACAGGTGGCACAATTAAAGGAAGTTAAAGATTTCGTTGCAAGAGGAATTAAGATCGCATCTAAACATATTGAAGTTTTTGGGTCAGTTTTAAGTGAATCTGAACTTCCAACACCAATGGTATGGAATACCTTACCGACTGATTCAACTGAATTTACTTTTTCAGATAAACTAATTATGTTTCACACTACAGCATTGACCGCAGCCAGTACTAGCCATTACGGAACAAGTCTAGGATCTAGTCCAAGAAGAGATTTAGGAGCTCATTATACGCGATTCGTCCTTGAAATCATGCAGTTCGCTGAAGATGGCGCAAACATTATGATCAATAATGGATGGCTAGAGCAGCCACCATCTGCAGTAGATCGACAAAAATTAAAGAAGAAAAATGAAAACTAA
- the gpsB gene encoding cell division regulator GpsB, with protein MITDKIKLSVKDILEKEFKTGMRGYKQEEVDKFLDLIIKDYEFFQQELEDLQQENIRLKRQLEDSSFKKQPTQPQTGTTNFDILKRLSNLEKHVFGNKLFD; from the coding sequence ATGATAACAGACAAAATTAAACTTTCAGTTAAAGATATCTTAGAAAAAGAATTCAAAACAGGCATGAGAGGGTATAAGCAAGAGGAAGTCGACAAGTTTTTGGATCTGATCATTAAAGATTATGAATTTTTCCAGCAGGAGCTTGAAGACCTTCAACAAGAGAATATCCGTTTAAAACGTCAGCTTGAAGATTCTTCATTTAAAAAACAGCCAACACAACCGCAAACCGGAACAACAAATTTTGATATCCTAAAAAGGCTATCGAATCTAGAAAAGCATGTATTCGGGAATAAGTTATTTGATTAA
- a CDS encoding class I SAM-dependent RNA methyltransferase: protein MGKVSLIATAAMGIEAIVAKEVRDLGYECTVDNGKVLFEADEKAICRSNLWLRTADRVKIKVGEFKATTFDELFEKTKALNWGDYLPENAEFPVIGKSVKSKLFSVSDCQSIVKKAVVENLKKHYKKQTEWLEENGPFFRIEVALLKDIATLTIDTSGTGLHKRGYRIGQGEAPIKETLAATLIKLTNWTPDRPFVDPFCGSGTLPIEAALIGQNIAPGFNRSFVSEQWSWIGQNTWDDARQEVEDLAKYDQPIDIAGLDIDHRMIQISKENAEEAGFADLISFKQMQVSDFTTKKEYGVIVGNPPYGERIGEKKAVEAMYKEMGKAFSNLDTWSVYMLTSNESFEECYGKPATKKRKLFNGFIKTDYYQYFGPRPPRD, encoded by the coding sequence ATGGGCAAAGTTTCATTGATTGCAACAGCAGCAATGGGTATTGAAGCAATTGTTGCAAAGGAAGTACGTGATTTAGGGTATGAATGTACAGTTGATAATGGAAAAGTACTGTTTGAAGCAGATGAAAAAGCAATTTGTAGAAGTAATCTTTGGCTACGAACAGCAGACCGTGTGAAAATTAAAGTAGGAGAGTTTAAGGCAACAACCTTTGACGAGCTTTTTGAAAAAACGAAAGCATTAAACTGGGGAGATTACCTGCCAGAAAATGCTGAGTTCCCTGTAATCGGTAAATCAGTAAAGTCTAAATTGTTTAGTGTGTCAGATTGTCAAAGTATTGTTAAAAAAGCAGTAGTTGAAAACTTAAAAAAACATTACAAAAAGCAAACAGAATGGCTAGAGGAAAATGGTCCTTTTTTCCGTATTGAAGTGGCACTATTAAAGGATATTGCAACCCTAACAATAGATACAAGTGGAACGGGGTTACATAAAAGAGGCTACAGAATAGGGCAAGGTGAAGCACCAATAAAAGAAACTCTTGCAGCTACACTAATCAAACTTACAAACTGGACACCTGATCGACCATTTGTTGATCCGTTTTGTGGTTCAGGAACATTACCTATCGAGGCAGCACTAATCGGACAAAATATTGCTCCAGGCTTTAATAGAAGTTTTGTGTCCGAACAGTGGAGTTGGATTGGGCAAAATACGTGGGATGACGCAAGACAGGAAGTTGAGGATCTTGCAAAATATGACCAACCTATAGATATTGCTGGGCTTGATATTGATCATAGAATGATTCAAATTTCAAAAGAAAATGCAGAGGAAGCAGGATTTGCTGATCTTATTAGTTTTAAACAAATGCAAGTTTCTGATTTTACCACTAAAAAAGAATATGGTGTTATTGTAGGTAATCCACCATACGGAGAACGTATAGGAGAGAAGAAAGCTGTAGAAGCAATGTATAAAGAAATGGGTAAAGCCTTCTCCAATCTTGATACATGGTCTGTATATATGCTTACTTCGAACGAAAGCTTCGAAGAATGCTATGGAAAACCAGCAACCAAAAAAAGAAAACTGTTTAATGGATTTATTAAAACCGACTACTATCAATATTTTGGCCCTAGACCACCGCGCGATTAA
- a CDS encoding pullulanase — MIITDHTVEKLEDPFGLLPGDRYEFLINIEVSEDDELYSENGIYIRLIFVVDNDIEKITQYSFIEKDTNQHLDFEFEEEEEKMIFNYCKNNLHQEQ, encoded by the coding sequence ATGATAATTACCGACCACACAGTAGAAAAATTAGAAGATCCGTTTGGCTTATTACCTGGGGATAGATATGAGTTTTTGATAAATATTGAGGTATCCGAAGATGATGAGTTATATTCAGAAAACGGTATTTATATCCGCCTTATCTTTGTTGTAGATAACGATATTGAAAAAATTACACAATATAGCTTTATAGAAAAAGATACAAATCAGCACTTAGATTTTGAGTTTGAAGAAGAAGAAGAAAAGATGATTTTCAATTATTGTAAAAATAACCTACATCAAGAGCAATAA
- a CDS encoding DEAD/DEAH box helicase — MKVRKNIQEVIDVIKQTPQFQENLIHWHTIEPKPADTVELPETIDAKLKAALHKRGISALYTHQESAFRTAKEQKSFVAVTPTASGKTLCYNLPVLQNILENSQSRALYLFPTKALAQDQKSELNEIIEEMDASINSYTYDGDTAANIRQVVRKAGHIVITNPDMLHSAILPHHTKWVSLFENLKYVVIDELHIYRGVFGSHVANVIRRLKRICEFYGSKPVFMCTSATIANPKELAEQLTGEEMTLINNNGAPTGKKHFVFYNPPIVNKPLNIRRSATLEVRNLASEFLKNKIQTIVFARSRVRVEIILTYLQELVKNQLGAKSIRGYRGGYLPKQRREIEKGLRNGDIYGVVSTNALELGVDIGQLQVCIMTGYPGTIASAWQQAGRAGRRQGEAIIIMVASSSPLDQYIIQHPDYFFSSNPETARINPNNLVILVDHLKCAAYELPFKEGDTFGGTQLEELLEFLTEERVLHQNGDKWYWMNDSFPAHNISLRSASQENVIIIDQSNVAAVKVIGEMDRFSAMTLLHDEAIYLHQGVQYQVEMLDWEEKKAFVREVDVDYFTDANLAVQLRVLEIDKHRTQDQLEIGFGDVSVQAMATIFKKIKFETHENIGSGPIHLPEEELHTSAAWISLNKEDVKHLSEQRLEEGLIGIANVLRHVAPLLVMCDPSDLHVVPQVKALHNEQPTIFLYDRYPGGVGLSDKVFEIMESILEEAENMISYCSCEEGCPSCIGTDVVNEHVKVDTLKLIDRLRNK; from the coding sequence ATGAAGGTTCGGAAAAATATTCAAGAGGTAATTGATGTTATAAAACAAACACCACAGTTCCAAGAGAATCTTATTCATTGGCATACGATTGAGCCAAAACCCGCCGATACTGTAGAATTACCTGAAACAATTGACGCTAAGCTCAAAGCAGCTTTACATAAAAGAGGAATAAGCGCCCTATATACGCATCAGGAGAGTGCATTTAGGACAGCAAAAGAACAAAAGAGCTTCGTTGCTGTAACACCTACGGCATCGGGGAAAACACTTTGCTATAATTTGCCTGTATTACAAAATATATTGGAAAATAGCCAAAGTAGAGCACTATATTTGTTCCCTACAAAAGCACTCGCACAAGACCAAAAAAGTGAGCTTAATGAAATCATAGAAGAGATGGACGCATCTATTAATAGTTATACCTATGACGGAGACACCGCAGCAAATATCAGGCAGGTAGTAAGAAAAGCGGGACATATTGTTATTACCAATCCAGATATGCTGCATTCAGCGATTTTACCACATCATACTAAATGGGTTTCTTTATTTGAAAATCTTAAATATGTGGTGATTGATGAACTTCATATTTATCGAGGAGTCTTTGGAAGTCATGTAGCCAATGTTATTCGAAGGTTAAAAAGAATTTGCGAATTCTATGGAAGCAAGCCTGTTTTTATGTGTACTTCTGCGACCATTGCTAATCCTAAAGAACTTGCAGAACAATTAACTGGAGAAGAGATGACACTTATTAATAATAATGGTGCGCCTACTGGCAAGAAGCACTTTGTATTTTATAATCCACCAATTGTGAATAAGCCACTTAACATTAGACGTAGTGCTACACTTGAAGTGAGAAACCTTGCTAGTGAGTTTTTAAAGAATAAAATTCAGACAATTGTTTTTGCACGAAGTAGAGTAAGAGTTGAGATTATCCTTACGTATCTACAAGAGCTTGTGAAAAATCAACTTGGGGCAAAGTCAATACGAGGATATAGAGGTGGATATTTACCTAAACAAAGGCGTGAAATTGAGAAGGGCTTGCGGAATGGAGACATTTATGGGGTTGTAAGTACAAATGCTCTTGAATTAGGAGTAGACATAGGTCAATTACAGGTGTGCATTATGACTGGTTATCCTGGAACCATAGCAAGTGCTTGGCAGCAAGCGGGAAGAGCAGGGAGAAGACAAGGAGAAGCTATTATTATAATGGTTGCTAGTTCAAGTCCGTTAGACCAATATATCATCCAACATCCGGACTACTTCTTTAGTAGCAATCCAGAAACTGCCCGAATTAATCCAAATAATTTAGTCATTCTTGTCGATCACCTTAAATGTGCTGCTTATGAACTACCTTTTAAAGAAGGGGATACATTTGGCGGTACTCAGTTAGAAGAACTATTAGAATTTCTAACAGAAGAAAGAGTGCTTCATCAAAATGGGGACAAGTGGTATTGGATGAATGATTCTTTCCCGGCACATAATATCAGCTTGCGTTCTGCTTCACAAGAAAATGTGATTATTATTGATCAATCAAATGTAGCAGCCGTAAAAGTAATTGGAGAAATGGATCGATTTAGTGCAATGACACTCTTACATGATGAGGCTATTTACTTACATCAAGGAGTCCAATATCAAGTGGAGATGCTAGATTGGGAGGAGAAAAAAGCCTTCGTTCGAGAAGTGGACGTTGACTATTTTACGGATGCTAATTTAGCTGTTCAGTTACGAGTGTTAGAAATTGATAAACATCGTACTCAAGACCAACTTGAAATCGGATTTGGAGATGTAAGCGTACAGGCAATGGCCACTATTTTTAAGAAAATTAAGTTTGAAACTCATGAAAATATCGGTTCAGGTCCAATTCATCTTCCAGAAGAGGAACTCCACACCTCTGCTGCTTGGATAAGTCTAAACAAAGAAGACGTTAAACATCTCAGTGAGCAAAGACTAGAGGAGGGTCTAATAGGAATTGCAAATGTACTTCGTCATGTTGCTCCCTTACTAGTTATGTGTGATCCATCAGACTTGCATGTTGTTCCTCAAGTAAAAGCTTTACACAACGAGCAACCGACAATATTTTTGTACGACCGATACCCAGGTGGTGTTGGTTTAAGTGATAAAGTGTTTGAAATAATGGAATCTATCCTTGAAGAAGCAGAGAATATGATTTCTTATTGTTCCTGTGAAGAGGGTTGCCCTTCTTGTATTGGAACCGATGTAGTTAATGAACATGTAAAAGTAGATACTCTTAAGCTGATCGATCGGCTTAGAAACAAATAA
- a CDS encoding carboxymuconolactone decarboxylase family protein — protein sequence MQFEPRNSTEAALHHYKEGLGLFTKKMPELASQYNAFTQECFKEGALSQKEKQLVALGIALYSQDEYCIIYHTKGCLDQGCSEQEILEAVGVTAAFGGGAAMSQAVTLVQECMSELNQLKQ from the coding sequence ATGCAATTTGAACCTAGAAATTCTACTGAAGCTGCTCTTCATCACTATAAGGAGGGGCTAGGATTATTCACCAAAAAAATGCCTGAACTTGCTTCCCAATATAATGCCTTTACTCAAGAGTGTTTTAAAGAAGGAGCTCTTTCACAAAAGGAAAAACAACTTGTTGCACTTGGAATTGCACTTTATTCACAAGATGAATATTGCATTATTTATCATACTAAAGGCTGCCTGGATCAAGGATGCTCTGAACAAGAAATTCTTGAAGCAGTTGGTGTAACTGCTGCCTTTGGTGGTGGGGCTGCAATGAGTCAAGCGGTTACCCTTGTACAAGAATGCATGTCTGAATTGAATCAGTTAAAGCAGTAG
- a CDS encoding thiol-disulfide oxidoreductase DCC family protein translates to MQRIILFDGECNFCDQSVQFIIKRDSKGYFKFTSLQSEIGIELLNKFNAPKDIDSFVLIEDNRCYFKSSAALRVCKKLRGAWKILYVFLVLPKTFRDFFYEIIAKNRYKWFGKKESCRIPSPEERKRFL, encoded by the coding sequence TTGCAAAGGATTATTTTATTTGATGGAGAGTGCAACTTTTGTGATCAAAGTGTTCAATTTATAATTAAAAGAGATTCAAAAGGGTATTTTAAATTCACTTCTCTACAAAGTGAGATAGGAATAGAATTATTAAATAAGTTCAATGCCCCAAAAGATATAGATAGTTTTGTTCTAATAGAAGATAACCGCTGTTATTTCAAATCGTCAGCTGCATTACGAGTGTGTAAAAAACTAAGGGGAGCATGGAAGATACTCTATGTATTCTTAGTCTTACCTAAGACCTTTAGAGACTTCTTTTATGAGATCATTGCTAAAAATAGATATAAGTGGTTTGGAAAAAAAGAAAGTTGTCGGATTCCTTCACCTGAAGAAAGAAAACGGTTTTTATAA
- a CDS encoding LysR family transcriptional regulator, translating to MTLLQFEVFIKVVELKSFTKASEQLGYTQSAVSQMVKSLEEELNVNLLERSRSGLKLTIIGERMLKHMREIIKIEKTMQQEAYLFNGINAGSIKIGVTPSVSTKLLPMIVGSFRKKFPHIDLIIFESTASDINQLITNEEIDLGFTILGNQQKKGHIPIYTDQLMVLLPPEHTLIGEESITIEQIIESCFIMPKGDCDNLISQLFARSHLKPKIRYEIQDTSTIIAMVGEGIALTILPELAIPKETLGVKLIPLEPIEKRNIGFIIKDLQSIPPGVAEFINHARNSI from the coding sequence ATGACACTTTTACAATTTGAGGTTTTTATTAAAGTTGTTGAATTAAAAAGTTTTACTAAAGCTAGCGAACAATTAGGTTATACCCAGTCTGCAGTATCTCAAATGGTCAAAAGCTTGGAAGAAGAATTAAATGTCAATCTATTAGAGCGGAGTAGATCTGGTCTGAAACTAACTATTATCGGAGAAAGAATGTTGAAACATATGAGAGAAATAATAAAGATTGAGAAAACCATGCAACAAGAAGCTTATTTATTTAATGGAATTAATGCGGGTTCTATAAAAATAGGTGTTACCCCGAGTGTATCAACTAAACTTTTACCTATGATTGTTGGATCATTTCGGAAAAAATTTCCTCATATAGATCTTATTATCTTTGAAAGCACAGCATCAGACATAAATCAGCTTATTACAAATGAAGAGATTGACTTAGGATTTACTATTTTGGGTAATCAACAGAAGAAGGGGCATATTCCGATTTATACAGACCAGTTAATGGTTCTTCTTCCTCCAGAACATACTTTAATAGGTGAGGAATCTATAACGATAGAGCAAATTATTGAGAGTTGTTTTATCATGCCAAAGGGAGATTGTGACAACCTTATAAGTCAATTATTTGCTCGGAGTCATTTAAAACCTAAAATTAGATACGAAATACAAGATACGTCTACCATTATCGCAATGGTAGGAGAAGGGATTGCCTTAACGATTCTACCAGAACTTGCCATCCCAAAAGAAACACTAGGAGTAAAGTTAATACCATTAGAGCCAATTGAGAAACGTAATATCGGCTTTATTATAAAGGACTTGCAATCAATACCACCTGGAGTAGCGGAATTTATCAATCATGCAAGAAACTCTATATAA